A stretch of Anolis sagrei isolate rAnoSag1 chromosome X, rAnoSag1.mat, whole genome shotgun sequence DNA encodes these proteins:
- the LOC137095004 gene encoding trypsin-3-like produces the protein MELILFAVLFGAAVAAPQRGYEDDDKIIGGYECPAHSQPWQVFLTYGAGYRWCGASLINDRWIISAAHCYKNPRTLVAHLGEHDTNSEEGTEQHIQVEKAIPHPEYNSRNIDNDFMLIKLAQPAKFNAFVQPIDISPTCPITGTQCIVSGWGNLQTAGVEYPDALQCLDVPILSETTCHAAYPGRITSNMFCAGYTEGGKDSCQGDSGGPLVCNGKLTGVVSWGIGCAQKGYPGVYTPVCKYKAWIEEVLANN, from the exons ATGGAGCTCATCCTCTTCGCAGTTCTTTTCGGCGCCGCAG TGGCTGCACCCCAAAGAGGATATGAAGACGACGATAAGATCATTGGGGGCTACGAATGCCCGGCTCACTCCCAGCCTTGGCAAGTCTTCCTCACTTACGGGGCCGGCTACCGATGGTGCGGCGCTTCCTTGATCAATGACCGTTGGATCATTTCGGCCGCTCATTGCTACAAAAA CCCTCGCACACTTGTTGCACACTTGGGTGAGCACGACACCAACAGCGAGGAGGGTACTGAGCAACACATCCAGGTGGAGAAGGCCATCCCGCACCCCGAGTACAACTCCCGCAACATCGACAACGACTtcatgctcatcaagctggcccaACCGGCCAAATTCAATGCCTTTGTGCAACCCATTGACATTTCGCCAACCTGCCCAATCACTGGCACCCAATGCATCGTCTCCGGATGGGGCAATCTGCAGACAGCAGGCG ttgAGTATCCGGACGCCTTGCAATGCCTGGATGTGCCCATCCTATCGGAGACCACCTGCCATGCCGCCTATCCGGGACGCATCACTTCGAACATGTTCTGCGCCGGATACACCGAGGGTGGCAAAGACTCCTGCCAG GGAGACTCCGGAGGAccgttggtgtgcaatggaaaacTGACCGGCGTGGTGTCCTGGGGCATCGGATGCGCCCAGAAAGGCTACCCTGGCGTGTACACTCCAGTGTGCAAGTACAAAGCCTGGATAGAGGAAGTGCTGGCCAACAACTGA
- the LOC132780669 gene encoding apolipoprotein C-II-like, whose translation MGLKLVATTLLLVVLCSEISSFRLQKREAQEEAQVLTQLQETAKGYWDQVSNTTLGWFGQIKTLGFNQKLSDMYEKGTSAVGTYWNIISDQLYHHWHGDQ comes from the exons ATGGGTCTCAAACTGGTGGCAACAACACTCTTGTTAGTGGTCCTCTGCTCTG AAATCTCCAGTTTCCGCCTGCAGAAACGGGAAGCTCAGGAGGAGGCGCAAGTCCTGACCCAACTCCAGGAGACAGCCAAAGGATACTGGGACCAGGTTTCCAATACGACCCTGGGGTGGTTCGGCCAAATCAAGACCCTTGGGTTTAATCAGAAGCTCAG cGACATGTACGAAAAGGGCACCTCGGCCGTGGGCACCTACTGGAACATCATCTCCGACCAACTCTATCACCATTGGCACGGCGATCAATAA